In Chloroflexia bacterium SDU3-3, one DNA window encodes the following:
- a CDS encoding glycosyl transferase — protein sequence MSRRRALPLWLAYALLFAAALGLRLAVWRWREPYPLSGDESEYWQQALTLLQQKQYVELRLMRPPLYTLFLAGCIYLFDSLIQNVRLVQAVVSTLTIFPVAALAHELARSRRAALLAALLFAASYTLAATATELLTETVFLFGLSAVLWLLLRSARLLREGGQRGPLVCAALAGLGVGLLALVRSVALPLLPLGAVWLLAQPGAPFASPRWRWLARRAALPLAFAAAALLLIAPWAARNTLAYHALILIDTTGAENLWLDNNFSAASADDPLGRDAAKAQLYAMEEDRAGRQQLATRRGVAEIAAHPAMFAQKLWGEAKKFFALQHFDELREKRAIWVPPAEVWAKLLLGDGVWLALLLGGLAGMCFWPGWGQARRPRGLLPWLGAALADQRTLLAPWAAYILLTSLLFHVELRYRLPIYPALAPFAGWAAAALHGRWARPTRGRVALAAALAASALALMLLHRPYLAEAWMLADKHIALWEADRALERGDSRAASRSAAYALAMDDTSALARVAQARAALLAGDRVAAERAMDAAIAALGAHPQAHLLRGALLRHQGDAQQARAELAYETASLQDLQAWSWDAFAPLGGPPAALDVGGGLDLGYLRGFYPAQGGYRWSTAQAQVRLARPGAARVQIDLAPGRPSAAPPPTIFVYNGGTEIGQITLRDGWQQVVFSLESTTDVHTITLRTTTFRPRDLDPASGDSRQLGVMVRRIELVP from the coding sequence GTGAGCCGCCGCCGCGCGCTGCCGCTGTGGCTGGCCTACGCGCTGCTGTTCGCGGCGGCGCTGGGGCTGCGGCTGGCCGTGTGGCGCTGGCGCGAGCCGTACCCGCTGAGCGGCGACGAGAGCGAGTACTGGCAGCAGGCGCTCACCCTGCTGCAGCAGAAGCAGTACGTCGAGCTGCGCCTGATGCGCCCGCCGCTCTACACGCTGTTCCTGGCGGGCTGCATCTACCTGTTCGACTCGCTCATCCAGAACGTGCGGCTGGTGCAGGCCGTGGTCAGCACGCTGACGATCTTCCCCGTGGCCGCGCTGGCCCACGAGCTGGCCCGCTCGCGGCGGGCGGCGCTGCTGGCCGCGCTGCTGTTCGCTGCCAGCTACACCCTGGCCGCCACCGCCACCGAGCTGCTCACCGAGACGGTCTTTCTGTTCGGGCTGAGCGCGGTGCTCTGGCTGCTGCTGCGCTCGGCGCGGCTGCTGCGCGAGGGTGGGCAGCGCGGGCCGCTGGTGTGCGCCGCGCTGGCCGGGCTGGGCGTGGGGCTGCTGGCCCTGGTGCGCTCGGTGGCGCTGCCGCTGCTGCCGCTGGGCGCGGTGTGGCTGCTGGCCCAGCCGGGTGCGCCATTCGCCTCGCCGCGCTGGCGCTGGCTGGCCCGCCGCGCCGCGCTGCCGCTGGCCTTCGCCGCCGCCGCGCTGCTGCTGATAGCGCCCTGGGCCGCCCGCAACACGCTGGCCTACCACGCGCTCATCCTGATCGACACCACCGGGGCCGAGAACCTCTGGCTTGACAACAACTTCTCCGCCGCCAGCGCCGACGACCCGCTTGGGCGAGATGCGGCCAAGGCCCAGCTCTACGCTATGGAAGAAGATCGGGCTGGGCGGCAGCAGCTGGCCACGCGGCGCGGCGTGGCGGAGATCGCCGCGCATCCGGCCATGTTCGCCCAGAAGCTGTGGGGCGAGGCTAAGAAGTTCTTCGCGCTACAGCACTTCGACGAGCTGCGCGAGAAGCGGGCGATCTGGGTGCCGCCCGCCGAGGTGTGGGCCAAGCTGCTGCTGGGCGATGGCGTGTGGCTGGCGCTGCTGCTGGGCGGGCTGGCGGGCATGTGCTTCTGGCCCGGCTGGGGCCAGGCGCGCAGGCCGCGTGGGCTGCTGCCCTGGCTAGGCGCGGCCCTGGCCGACCAGCGCACGCTGCTCGCGCCGTGGGCCGCCTACATCCTGCTCACCTCGCTGCTGTTCCACGTGGAGCTGCGCTACCGCCTGCCGATCTACCCCGCGCTCGCGCCCTTCGCGGGCTGGGCGGCGGCGGCGCTGCATGGCCGCTGGGCCAGGCCCACGCGCGGGCGGGTGGCCCTGGCCGCCGCGCTGGCCGCATCCGCCCTGGCGCTGATGCTGCTGCACCGGCCCTACCTGGCCGAGGCCTGGATGCTGGCCGACAAGCACATTGCGCTGTGGGAGGCCGACCGCGCCCTAGAGCGCGGCGACTCCAGGGCCGCCAGCCGATCCGCCGCCTACGCCCTGGCCATGGACGACACATCCGCGCTGGCGCGGGTGGCCCAGGCCCGCGCCGCGCTGCTGGCGGGCGACCGCGTGGCCGCCGAGCGGGCTATGGATGCGGCCATCGCCGCGCTGGGGGCGCACCCCCAGGCCCACCTGCTGCGCGGCGCGCTGCTGCGGCACCAGGGCGACGCCCAGCAGGCCCGCGCCGAGCTGGCCTACGAGACCGCGTCGCTCCAGGATCTGCAGGCCTGGTCGTGGGATGCCTTCGCGCCGCTGGGCGGGCCGCCCGCCGCGCTGGATGTGGGCGGCGGCCTCGATCTGGGCTACCTGCGCGGCTTCTACCCCGCGCAGGGCGGCTACCGCTGGAGCACCGCCCAGGCTCAGGTGCGCCTCGCCCGCCCCGGCGCGGCCCGCGTGCAGATCGATCTGGCCCCAGGCCGCCCCAGCGCCGCGCCGCCCCCTACTATCTTCGTGTACAATGGTGGCACCGAAATTGGACAGATCACCCTGCGCGATGGCTGGCAGCAGGTCGTTTTTTCGCTTGAATCTACGACCGATGTCCATACTATCACGCTCCGAACCACGACGTTCCGCCCCCGCGATCTCGACCCAGCCAGCGGCGACAGCCGCCAGCTCGGCGTGATGGTGCGGCGGATCGAGCTGGTTCCCTAG
- a CDS encoding intracellular protease/amidase: MTYQVLKGMRVAVLLDTEYIPAEIDYYQVGFSVLGASVDFLSNLWGQPSRTIVSDVDALGKPVCSMEIEKDIKSCHPEDYDIILMAANYCSVRLREIQPMGSLSSIEGIQSPPAVQFFRQAMLNTRIIKGALCHALWILTPCPEVLQGRRVICHTVVLADVHNAGAIFVPDPSHVVVDGDLVTGRSAADIGPYFNAVVHQAIRVRAEAPSHHCSATPR; encoded by the coding sequence ATGACCTATCAGGTGCTGAAGGGTATGCGGGTTGCCGTTCTTTTAGACACCGAATATATCCCCGCAGAGATTGATTACTATCAGGTCGGTTTCTCAGTGCTGGGGGCATCCGTCGATTTCCTCTCGAATCTTTGGGGCCAGCCATCCCGAACGATTGTGAGCGATGTGGATGCTCTGGGGAAGCCAGTATGCTCAATGGAGATCGAGAAGGATATCAAAAGCTGCCATCCAGAAGACTATGATATTATTCTGATGGCTGCGAACTACTGTAGCGTCCGCCTGCGCGAGATCCAACCAATGGGTTCACTCAGCAGCATCGAGGGCATCCAGTCGCCACCTGCCGTTCAGTTCTTTCGGCAAGCGATGCTCAACACCCGCATCATCAAGGGCGCACTCTGCCACGCGCTCTGGATTTTGACCCCATGCCCCGAGGTGCTCCAAGGGCGGCGGGTTATCTGCCACACGGTCGTGCTGGCCGATGTCCACAACGCAGGTGCCATCTTCGTCCCGGATCCAAGCCATGTGGTCGTCGATGGTGATCTTGTCACCGGACGCTCCGCAGCAGATATTGGCCCCTACTTCAACGCCGTGGTGCATCAGGCGATACGCGTCCGCGCGGAGGCTCCGTCGCACCATTGCAGCGCTACCCCTCGGTAG
- a CDS encoding PspC domain-containing protein, whose amino-acid sequence MQGQLRRSNDKMLAGVCGGIAEYFNIDPVIVRLVFVLATLFMGFPVIIYPILWLVMPEAYRSTPPQVVHMVPDHPRPVEQWHYDPVTGERIQR is encoded by the coding sequence AGCAATGATAAGATGCTCGCAGGCGTGTGCGGCGGGATCGCGGAATATTTTAACATCGATCCGGTGATCGTCCGGCTGGTGTTCGTGCTCGCCACGCTGTTTATGGGCTTCCCGGTCATCATCTACCCCATCCTGTGGCTGGTGATGCCCGAGGCCTACCGCAGCACGCCACCCCAGGTGGTGCATATGGTGCCCGACCATCCGCGCCCCGTGGAGCAGTGGCACTACGACCCGGTGACGGGTGAGCGCATCCAGCGGTAG